From Streptomyces sp. TLI_235, a single genomic window includes:
- a CDS encoding 2-aminobenzoate-CoA ligase — protein sequence MKLSPSAHLDTFTRDHLPPADRWPVIEFTTPDLQYPERLNAATELVDRAVLIHGPDLPALRTPAGETWSYGLLRLRANQIAQVLTEDLGLVPGGRVLLRSPNNPWAVAAWLGVLKAGGVAVATMAALRAGELAPVVERTGPAVALVDHRFTADALAVRDTVLPTMAVVAHGGTGPDDLVARAAAKSGEFADVPTAADDVALLGPTSGSTGVPKITMHFHRDVLSIDHTFGRPLLGLGPGDTVACSAPLAFTFGLGMLAVFPLRAGACALLTESATPLELAEHVERERVTVLATAPTAYRAILRHGQERRLAGLRAAVSAGEHLPSTTWEQLRDRIGLRVIAGIGATELLHIFIAAAGDDIRPGATGRPLPGCRAAVLDLDGRELGPGEVGRLAVIGPVGCRYLDDPRQDEYVVDGWNVTGDLFHRDDDGYFYYRARSDAMIVSSGYNIGGPEVEAAVDTHPDVVESGVVAKPDPERGSVVCAFVVLRDGVVGDDAKAKEIQDHVKGILAPYKYPREVRFCAALPRNTSGKLQRFVLRRIVDGERAPEPAVEL from the coding sequence TTGAAGCTCTCACCCTCGGCCCACCTGGACACCTTCACCCGCGACCACCTGCCCCCGGCCGACCGGTGGCCGGTGATCGAGTTCACCACCCCCGACCTGCAGTACCCGGAGCGGCTGAACGCCGCCACCGAGCTCGTCGACCGGGCCGTGCTGATCCACGGACCCGACCTGCCTGCGCTGCGCACCCCGGCCGGGGAGACCTGGTCGTACGGGCTGCTGCGGCTGCGGGCCAACCAGATCGCCCAGGTGCTGACCGAGGATCTGGGGCTCGTCCCCGGCGGGCGGGTGCTGCTGCGCTCGCCGAACAACCCGTGGGCGGTCGCCGCCTGGCTGGGCGTGCTGAAGGCCGGCGGGGTGGCGGTGGCCACCATGGCGGCGCTGCGGGCCGGGGAGCTCGCGCCGGTCGTGGAGCGGACCGGGCCGGCGGTCGCACTGGTCGACCACCGGTTCACCGCGGACGCGCTGGCCGTCCGGGACACCGTCCTCCCCACGATGGCGGTGGTGGCGCACGGCGGCACCGGCCCCGACGACCTCGTCGCCCGCGCCGCCGCGAAGTCGGGCGAGTTCGCCGACGTGCCGACCGCCGCGGACGACGTGGCGCTGCTCGGGCCGACCTCGGGCAGCACCGGCGTACCGAAGATCACCATGCACTTCCACCGCGACGTGCTCTCCATCGACCACACCTTCGGCCGCCCGCTGCTCGGCCTCGGCCCCGGTGACACGGTCGCCTGCTCGGCGCCGCTGGCCTTCACCTTCGGCCTGGGCATGCTCGCCGTCTTCCCGTTGAGAGCCGGCGCCTGCGCACTGCTGACCGAGTCGGCGACGCCGCTGGAGCTGGCGGAGCACGTGGAGCGCGAGCGCGTCACCGTGCTCGCGACCGCGCCCACCGCCTACCGGGCGATCCTGCGGCACGGGCAGGAGCGGCGGCTCGCCGGGCTGCGAGCCGCGGTGTCCGCCGGCGAGCACCTGCCGAGCACCACCTGGGAGCAGCTGCGCGACCGGATCGGGCTGCGGGTCATCGCCGGCATCGGCGCCACCGAGCTGCTGCACATCTTCATCGCGGCGGCGGGCGACGACATCCGGCCGGGTGCCACCGGCCGTCCGCTGCCGGGCTGCCGGGCCGCCGTGCTGGACCTGGACGGGCGGGAGCTCGGCCCCGGCGAGGTGGGGCGGCTCGCGGTGATCGGCCCGGTCGGCTGCCGCTACCTGGACGACCCGCGCCAGGACGAGTACGTCGTCGACGGCTGGAACGTCACCGGTGACCTCTTCCACCGGGACGACGACGGCTACTTCTACTACCGGGCCCGCAGCGACGCCATGATCGTCTCCTCCGGGTACAACATCGGCGGCCCCGAGGTGGAGGCCGCCGTCGACACCCACCCGGACGTGGTGGAGTCCGGTGTCGTCGCCAAGCCCGACCCGGAGCGCGGCTCGGTCGTGTGCGCCTTCGTCGTGCTGCGGGACGGCGTGGTGGGCGACGACGCCAAGGCCAAGGAGATCCAGGACCACGTGAAGGGGATCCTGGCGCCCTACAAGTACCCCCGCGAGGTGCGGTTCTGCGCGGCCCTGCCGCGCAACACCAGCGGCAAGCTGCAGCGCTTCGTCCTGCGCAGGATCGTCGACGGCGAGCGGGCCCCCGAGCCCGCCGTCGAGCTGTGA
- a CDS encoding anthraniloyl-CoA monooxygenase, translating into MRIAIVGGGPGGLYFAALMKQLDPAHRVTVWERNAPDDTFGFGVVFSDETLGGIENADPEFAAAVSDRFARWTDIDIHLRGRSHTVGGQGFAALGRRELLRLLQERCLGLGVDLRFGTPAPDTAELCASHDLVVAADGANSLVRQAYAEEFRPALDTRRNKYMWLGTDLVFEAFQFFVKETEWGTMQVHGYPYSDSGSTFIVELPEDVWRRAGFDTADAAGLPPGVSDEPAVERIRGIFAQELDGHRLLANNSKWLTFTTVRNERWHHGNLVLLGDAAHTAHFSIGSGTKLAMEDSLALAACLHEHPDLPGALTAYEAERRPVVESTQRAAQASLEWFENLGMYVDQEPTRFCFNLLTRSRRITYDNLRTRDPQFADRVSAAFAEAQGAAEVVPAMFQPFRLGQLELKNRVVVSPMDMYSAVDGVPGDFHLVHLGSRAMGGAGLVMTEMVCVSPEGRITPGCTGLWTDGQRDAWRRIVSYVHGRTTARIGLQLGHSGRKGSTRLMWEGMDAPLAEGNWEVVGPSALPYGPGSAVPREVTRADMDRITAEFTAAARRGAEAGFDLLELHCAHGYLLSSFLSPLANRRTDAYGGPLENRLRFPLEVFDAVRAVWPADRPMIVRISATDWAPDGNTEHDAVGIARAFVEHGADAIDVSTGQVTKDERPAYGRSYQTPFADRIRHEVAARAGAAVIAVGAIASWDDVNSILLAGRADLCALGRTHLYDPHWTLHAAAEQDYRGPAADWPLPFRAGSRKPPTARTDAVRPRLSLLRAEHDDRAVHLRWTPPREPAPVP; encoded by the coding sequence GTGAGGATCGCGATCGTCGGCGGCGGCCCCGGCGGCCTGTACTTCGCCGCGCTGATGAAGCAGCTCGACCCGGCGCACCGGGTCACCGTCTGGGAGCGCAACGCCCCGGACGACACCTTCGGCTTCGGCGTGGTGTTCTCCGACGAGACGCTCGGCGGCATCGAGAACGCCGACCCCGAGTTCGCCGCCGCGGTGTCCGACCGCTTCGCCCGCTGGACGGACATCGACATCCACCTCCGCGGCCGCAGCCACACCGTCGGCGGGCAGGGCTTCGCCGCGCTGGGCCGCCGGGAGCTGCTCCGGCTGCTCCAGGAGCGCTGCCTCGGCCTGGGCGTCGACCTGCGCTTCGGCACGCCCGCCCCGGACACGGCGGAGCTGTGCGCCTCGCACGACCTGGTGGTCGCCGCGGACGGCGCCAACTCCCTCGTCCGGCAGGCGTACGCGGAGGAGTTCCGGCCCGCCCTGGACACCCGCCGCAACAAGTACATGTGGCTCGGCACGGACCTGGTCTTCGAGGCGTTCCAGTTCTTCGTCAAGGAGACGGAGTGGGGGACGATGCAGGTCCACGGCTACCCGTACTCGGACTCCGGGTCCACCTTCATCGTGGAGCTGCCCGAGGACGTCTGGCGGCGGGCCGGCTTCGACACCGCCGACGCGGCGGGCCTGCCGCCCGGGGTCTCCGACGAGCCGGCCGTCGAGCGGATCCGCGGCATCTTCGCCCAGGAGTTGGACGGCCACCGGCTGCTGGCGAACAACTCGAAGTGGCTCACCTTCACCACCGTCCGCAACGAGCGCTGGCACCACGGCAACCTGGTGCTGCTCGGCGACGCCGCGCACACCGCGCACTTCTCCATCGGCTCCGGCACCAAGCTCGCCATGGAGGACTCCCTGGCGCTCGCCGCCTGCCTGCACGAACACCCGGACCTGCCGGGCGCGCTGACGGCCTACGAGGCCGAGCGGCGGCCGGTCGTCGAGTCCACCCAACGCGCCGCCCAGGCCTCGCTGGAGTGGTTCGAGAACCTCGGCATGTACGTCGACCAGGAGCCGACCCGGTTCTGCTTCAACCTGCTGACCCGCTCCCGCCGCATCACCTACGACAACCTGCGGACCCGCGACCCGCAGTTCGCCGACCGGGTGTCCGCGGCCTTCGCCGAGGCCCAGGGGGCGGCCGAAGTGGTTCCGGCGATGTTCCAGCCCTTCCGGCTGGGGCAGCTGGAGTTGAAGAACCGCGTCGTGGTCTCCCCGATGGACATGTACTCCGCCGTCGACGGCGTGCCCGGCGACTTCCACCTCGTCCACCTCGGCTCCCGCGCGATGGGCGGTGCCGGGCTGGTGATGACCGAGATGGTCTGCGTCTCCCCCGAGGGCCGCATCACGCCCGGCTGCACCGGGTTGTGGACGGACGGGCAGCGGGACGCCTGGCGCCGGATCGTCTCCTACGTGCACGGCCGCACCACCGCCCGGATCGGCCTCCAGCTCGGCCACTCGGGCCGCAAGGGCTCGACCCGGCTGATGTGGGAGGGCATGGACGCCCCGCTGGCGGAGGGCAACTGGGAGGTCGTCGGCCCGTCCGCGCTGCCGTACGGGCCCGGCTCCGCCGTCCCGCGCGAGGTCACCCGGGCCGACATGGACCGGATCACCGCCGAGTTCACCGCCGCCGCCCGGCGCGGCGCCGAGGCCGGCTTCGACCTGCTCGAACTGCACTGCGCGCACGGCTATCTGCTCTCCTCCTTCCTGTCGCCGCTGGCGAACCGGCGCACCGACGCGTACGGCGGCCCGCTGGAGAACCGGCTGCGCTTCCCGCTGGAGGTCTTCGACGCGGTCCGCGCCGTGTGGCCGGCCGACCGACCGATGATCGTCCGGATCTCGGCCACCGACTGGGCACCGGACGGCAACACCGAGCACGACGCCGTCGGGATCGCCCGCGCCTTCGTCGAACACGGCGCCGACGCCATCGACGTCTCCACCGGCCAGGTCACCAAGGACGAACGCCCCGCCTACGGCCGCTCGTACCAGACCCCGTTCGCCGACCGGATCCGGCACGAGGTCGCCGCCCGGGCCGGCGCGGCCGTCATCGCGGTGGGCGCCATCGCCTCCTGGGACGACGTCAACTCGATCCTGCTGGCCGGCCGCGCCGACCTCTGCGCACTCGGCCGGACCCACCTGTACGACCCGCACTGGACCTTGCACGCGGCCGCCGAGCAGGACTACCGCGGCCCCGCCGCGGACTGGCCGCTGCCGTTCCGGGCCGGCAGCCGCAAGCCGCCGACCGCGCGGACGGACGCGGTCCGGCCGCGGCTCTCCCTGCTCCGCGCCGAGCACGACGACCGCGCCGTCCACCTGCGCTGGACCCCGCCCCGCGAACCGGCCCCCGTTCCCTGA
- a CDS encoding ABC-2 type transport system ATP-binding protein, with protein MIEANQLTKRYGEKTAVDALDFTVRPGTVTGFLGPNGAGKSTTMRMIVGLDAPTSGSVTVNGRRYASHSAPLQEVGALLEAKSIHPGRSAFNHLMALAHTHGIPRGRVDEVIGLTGLQSVAKKRAGAFSLGMGQRLGIAAALLGDPATVMLDEPVNGLDPEGVLWIRNLLSGLAAEGRTVFVSSHLMSEVALVADHLIVVGRGRLLADTTVQDLVRQAGGDVVKVATADPGRLREALAGPGVEITGRAGSEELLVTGLAARTIGLKAAEHGIALFELATRTVSLEEAFMDLTRDAVEYHGSTTGIESQERAA; from the coding sequence ATGATCGAGGCGAACCAGCTGACGAAGCGGTACGGGGAGAAGACCGCGGTCGACGCACTGGACTTCACCGTCCGGCCGGGAACGGTCACCGGCTTCCTCGGGCCGAACGGCGCCGGCAAGTCCACCACGATGCGCATGATCGTCGGCCTGGACGCGCCCACCAGCGGCTCGGTCACCGTCAACGGCCGCCGCTACGCCTCGCACTCCGCGCCGTTGCAGGAGGTCGGGGCACTGCTGGAGGCCAAGTCGATCCACCCCGGCCGGTCCGCGTTCAACCACCTCATGGCGCTGGCGCACACCCACGGCATCCCGCGCGGCCGCGTCGACGAGGTCATCGGCCTCACCGGCCTGCAGTCGGTGGCGAAGAAGCGCGCCGGCGCGTTCTCCCTGGGCATGGGCCAGCGGCTGGGCATCGCGGCGGCGCTGCTGGGCGACCCGGCCACGGTGATGCTGGACGAGCCGGTGAACGGCCTCGACCCGGAGGGCGTGCTGTGGATCCGCAACCTCCTGAGCGGCCTCGCCGCCGAGGGCCGGACCGTCTTCGTGTCCTCTCACCTCATGAGCGAGGTCGCCCTGGTCGCCGACCACCTCATCGTCGTCGGCCGAGGCCGGCTGCTGGCCGACACCACCGTGCAGGACCTGGTCCGGCAGGCCGGCGGCGACGTCGTGAAGGTCGCCACCGCCGACCCGGGCCGCCTGCGCGAGGCCCTGGCCGGCCCCGGCGTGGAGATCACCGGCCGGGCCGGCTCCGAGGAACTCCTCGTCACCGGCCTTGCCGCGCGCACCATCGGCCTGAAGGCCGCCGAGCACGGCATCGCCCTGTTCGAGCTCGCCACCCGCACGGTCTCCCTCGAGGAGGCGTTCATGGACCTGACCCGGGACGCCGTGGAGTACCACGGCTCCACCACCGGCATCGAATCCCAGGAGCGTGCCGCATGA
- a CDS encoding histidine kinase/DNA gyrase B/HSP90-like ATPase: MHDIIGHNLSVIITLADGGAYAAQASPERGREALVLIGDAGRQALGELRRMLGVLRERGDGGPELAPQPGIADIDGLCTRIRAAGPQVAYRSEGDLDGLDRGVQVMAYRIVQEALTNALKHAGPGTRARVTVTADTGRLRVRVDDSGPAGGAAAVRPVGEGHGIAGMRERAALYGGTVVAGPAAGGGWSVAADLAPALDAVDAAGGPA, translated from the coding sequence ATGCACGACATCATCGGCCACAACCTGTCGGTGATCATCACGCTGGCGGACGGCGGCGCGTACGCGGCACAGGCCTCGCCGGAGCGGGGCCGGGAGGCGCTGGTGCTGATCGGCGACGCCGGGCGGCAGGCGCTGGGTGAGCTGCGGCGGATGCTCGGTGTGCTGCGGGAGCGCGGGGACGGCGGGCCGGAGCTGGCGCCGCAGCCGGGCATCGCCGACATCGACGGGCTGTGCACGCGGATCCGGGCGGCGGGGCCGCAGGTGGCCTACCGTTCCGAGGGTGATCTGGACGGGTTGGACCGCGGGGTGCAGGTGATGGCGTACCGGATCGTCCAGGAGGCACTGACCAATGCGCTCAAGCATGCGGGGCCCGGGACGCGGGCGCGGGTCACGGTGACGGCGGACACCGGCCGGCTGCGGGTGCGCGTCGACGACAGTGGCCCGGCGGGCGGTGCGGCCGCGGTCCGGCCGGTCGGCGAGGGACACGGGATCGCCGGGATGCGGGAGCGGGCCGCGCTGTACGGTGGCACGGTCGTGGCGGGGCCCGCGGCCGGAGGGGGATGGTCGGTGGCGGCCGATCTCGCGCCGGCTCTCGACGCTGTCGACGCTGCGGGCGGTCCGGCGTGA
- a CDS encoding LuxR family two component transcriptional regulator translates to MTTVLIVDDQPLQRYGFRMLLESQPDTAVVGEAGHGAEAVRLAAELRPDVVLMDIRMPGMDGIEATRLIVAAGGRSRVLVLTTFDLDEYAHAALRAGASGFLLKDARPEELLAGIRAVAEGDAVVAPAVTRRLLDTYAHRLPGGPPGGPGGDPRLGALTDREREILVAVGRGWTNGEIARRLVLSESTVKTHVGRVLAKIGARDRVQAVIFAYDMGLTRPNRPA, encoded by the coding sequence GTGACGACGGTCCTCATCGTGGACGATCAGCCGCTGCAGCGGTACGGGTTCCGGATGCTGCTGGAGAGCCAGCCGGACACCGCGGTGGTCGGCGAGGCCGGGCACGGGGCCGAGGCGGTGCGGCTCGCGGCGGAGTTGCGGCCGGACGTGGTGCTGATGGACATCCGGATGCCGGGGATGGACGGTATCGAGGCGACCCGGTTGATCGTGGCCGCCGGCGGCCGCTCACGGGTGCTGGTCCTGACCACGTTCGACCTCGACGAGTACGCGCATGCGGCGCTGCGCGCCGGGGCCAGCGGATTCCTGTTGAAGGACGCGCGTCCCGAGGAGCTGCTGGCGGGGATCCGCGCGGTGGCGGAGGGGGACGCCGTGGTGGCACCGGCGGTGACGAGGCGCCTGCTGGACACCTATGCGCACCGGCTGCCGGGTGGCCCGCCCGGCGGGCCCGGAGGGGACCCGCGGCTGGGCGCCCTGACGGACCGGGAGCGGGAGATCCTGGTCGCGGTCGGCCGGGGCTGGACGAACGGTGAGATCGCGCGGCGCCTGGTGCTGTCGGAGTCGACGGTGAAGACGCACGTCGGCCGGGTCCTGGCGAAGATCGGCGCCCGGGACCGCGTCCAGGCCGTGATCTTCGCCTACGACATGGGGCTGACGCGGCCGAACCGGCCCGCCTGA
- a CDS encoding putative surface protein with fasciclin (FAS1) repeats, producing the protein MSIALSRSKALAALLAAGALVLGLSACGSGASSSSNAASGPAATADAASAVSGAGNGAGNRATAAAARPFGAACAAVPADGAGSFAGMAQDPVATAASNNPLLSTLVTAVTQAGLVDTLNSAQNITVFAPTDDAFAKLPKADLDAVLADKAKLTKILTYHVAPGRLAPTALAGDHKTLQGDSVEVTGSGQAFTVNNGAKVLCGNVQTANATVYIVDTVLMPAS; encoded by the coding sequence ATGTCCATCGCACTGTCCCGCAGCAAGGCCCTCGCCGCCCTCCTCGCGGCCGGCGCGCTCGTCCTCGGCCTGAGCGCCTGCGGCAGCGGAGCCTCCTCCAGCAGCAACGCCGCCTCCGGCCCCGCCGCCACCGCCGACGCGGCCTCCGCCGTGTCCGGCGCGGGCAACGGCGCGGGCAACAGGGCGACGGCGGCGGCCGCCCGGCCGTTCGGCGCGGCCTGTGCCGCCGTCCCCGCGGACGGCGCGGGTAGCTTCGCCGGCATGGCCCAGGACCCGGTCGCCACCGCCGCCTCGAACAACCCGCTGCTCTCCACCCTCGTCACCGCCGTGACCCAGGCGGGCCTGGTGGACACCCTCAACTCGGCCCAGAACATCACGGTGTTCGCGCCCACCGACGACGCGTTCGCCAAGCTCCCCAAGGCGGACCTGGACGCCGTCCTCGCCGACAAGGCGAAGCTCACCAAGATCCTCACCTACCACGTCGCCCCCGGGCGGCTCGCCCCCACCGCCCTGGCCGGCGACCACAAGACCCTGCAGGGCGACTCCGTCGAGGTCACCGGCTCCGGCCAGGCCTTCACCGTCAACAACGGCGCCAAGGTGCTCTGCGGCAACGTGCAGACCGCCAACGCCACCGTCTACATCGTCGACACCGTGCTGATGCCGGCCTCCTGA
- a CDS encoding putative surface protein with fasciclin (FAS1) repeats: MSRLSRPKSFAVLLAAGSLALGASACSSSGGGSTAAPAAAAAASTAASPSTNSASPTAQPFGAACSAVPADGAGSFAGMAQDPVATAASNNPLLSTLVTAVTQAGLVDTLNSAQNITVFAPTDDAFAKLPKADLDAVLADKAKLTKILTYHVAPGRLAPTALAGDHKTLQGDSVEVTGSDEEFTVNGNSKVLCGNVQTANATVYIVDTVLMPTS, encoded by the coding sequence ATGTCCCGTCTCTCCCGCCCGAAGTCCTTCGCCGTCCTGCTGGCCGCAGGCTCCCTCGCCCTCGGTGCGAGCGCGTGCAGCAGCAGCGGCGGGGGATCCACCGCCGCACCGGCCGCTGCCGCAGCCGCGTCCACCGCCGCATCCCCGAGCACGAACTCCGCCTCACCCACGGCCCAGCCGTTCGGCGCGGCCTGCTCCGCCGTCCCCGCGGACGGCGCGGGCAGCTTCGCCGGCATGGCCCAGGACCCGGTCGCCACCGCCGCCTCGAACAACCCGCTGCTCTCCACCCTGGTCACGGCGGTCACCCAGGCGGGCCTGGTCGACACCCTCAACTCGGCCCAGAACATCACGGTGTTCGCGCCCACCGACGACGCCTTCGCCAAGCTCCCCAAGGCGGACCTGGACGCCGTCCTCGCCGACAAGGCGAAGCTCACCAAGATCCTCACCTACCACGTCGCCCCCGGGCGGCTCGCCCCCACCGCCCTGGCCGGCGACCACAAGACCCTGCAGGGCGACTCCGTCGAGGTCACCGGCTCCGACGAGGAATTCACCGTCAACGGCAACTCCAAGGTCCTCTGCGGCAACGTGCAGACCGCCAACGCCACCGTCTACATCGTCGACACCGTGCTGATGCCGACCTCCTGA
- a CDS encoding DMSO/TMAO reductase YedYZ molybdopterin-dependent catalytic subunit, whose amino-acid sequence MPGVSTPDGNQTESRRRLRARALTRVLGRAAAAGATGPAAAGLAVAVGEIAAAFTGPGSAPVIAVGSAAIDLTPTWLKEYAVRSFGAHDKAVLLTGIYTTMALLAVAAGLLGRQRPAAGAAVITLFGGVGVWAAVSRPTVRPGGALPSVAAGVVGAAALWWLARLLQAATGPHPVPGPATASAPEPAVGTDRPAVATASPAGGTAGGPARRTVLVTTAATAAVAALGAVGGRRLADSRSDITAARNAVRLPAPAVPAPALPRGAHPDAPGLTPFVTSNADFYRVDTALTLPRIDPRDWSLRIHGLVDHPTVLTFDELLRRPLEEMDYTLTCVSNEVGGTYAGTARWLGASLPALLRRAGIRAGADQLVGRSRDGMTIGTPLESVLDGRRALLAVGMNGEALPVAHGFPCRSLVPGFYGYTSATKWLVDLEVTRFAAFDPYWVRRGWDRTGVVRTASRIEVPAPFARVPRGDVLLAGTAWATRRGLAAVEVRVDGGPWQQAALAADAGPDLWRQWSHTWHTAAPGTHRIEVRATDALGRTQPETRKPPFPSGATGWHSTVVTVT is encoded by the coding sequence ATGCCCGGTGTGAGCACACCCGATGGGAACCAGACCGAGAGCCGGCGCCGCCTGCGCGCCCGTGCCCTCACCCGCGTGCTCGGCCGCGCCGCGGCCGCCGGCGCGACCGGACCGGCCGCGGCCGGCCTCGCCGTGGCGGTGGGCGAGATCGCCGCGGCGTTCACCGGCCCGGGCAGCGCCCCGGTGATCGCGGTCGGCTCCGCGGCGATCGACCTCACCCCCACCTGGCTGAAGGAGTACGCGGTCCGCTCCTTCGGCGCCCACGACAAGGCCGTGCTGCTGACCGGGATCTACACGACGATGGCGCTGCTCGCCGTCGCGGCCGGCCTGCTGGGCCGTCAGCGGCCCGCCGCCGGCGCCGCCGTGATCACCCTGTTCGGCGGCGTCGGCGTGTGGGCCGCCGTCTCCCGGCCGACGGTCCGCCCCGGCGGCGCCCTCCCGTCCGTCGCCGCCGGAGTCGTCGGCGCCGCCGCCCTGTGGTGGCTGGCCCGCCTACTGCAGGCCGCGACCGGGCCGCACCCCGTACCCGGCCCCGCGACCGCGTCCGCACCCGAACCGGCCGTCGGCACCGATCGCCCCGCCGTGGCCACCGCAAGTCCTGCCGGAGGGACCGCAGGCGGCCCGGCCCGTCGCACCGTCCTCGTCACCACCGCGGCCACGGCCGCCGTCGCCGCACTGGGTGCCGTCGGCGGCCGCCGCCTCGCGGACAGCCGCAGCGACATCACCGCCGCCCGCAACGCCGTCCGGCTGCCCGCCCCCGCCGTCCCCGCGCCGGCACTGCCGCGCGGCGCCCACCCCGACGCCCCCGGGCTCACCCCGTTCGTCACCTCGAACGCCGACTTCTACCGGGTCGACACGGCGCTGACCCTGCCGAGGATCGACCCCCGCGACTGGTCCCTGCGGATCCACGGCCTGGTCGACCACCCGACCGTCCTCACCTTCGACGAACTGCTGCGCCGGCCACTGGAGGAGATGGACTACACGCTGACCTGCGTCTCCAACGAGGTCGGCGGTACCTACGCGGGCACCGCCCGCTGGCTCGGCGCCTCCCTGCCCGCGCTGCTGCGCCGGGCCGGCATCCGCGCCGGGGCGGACCAGCTGGTCGGGCGTTCCCGCGACGGCATGACGATCGGCACGCCGCTGGAGTCCGTCCTCGACGGCCGCCGGGCCCTGCTGGCGGTGGGCATGAACGGGGAGGCGCTGCCGGTCGCGCACGGCTTCCCCTGCCGATCCCTGGTGCCGGGCTTCTACGGCTACACCTCGGCCACGAAGTGGCTGGTCGACCTGGAGGTCACCCGCTTCGCCGCCTTCGACCCGTACTGGGTGAGGCGCGGCTGGGACCGCACGGGGGTGGTGAGGACCGCCTCCAGGATCGAGGTCCCGGCACCGTTCGCCCGCGTGCCGCGAGGCGACGTCCTGCTGGCCGGCACCGCCTGGGCGACCCGCCGAGGTCTCGCCGCCGTCGAGGTCCGGGTCGACGGCGGGCCGTGGCAGCAGGCCGCCCTCGCCGCGGACGCCGGTCCGGACCTGTGGCGGCAGTGGTCGCACACCTGGCACACGGCCGCACCCGGGACCCACCGCATCGAGGTCCGCGCCACCGACGCGCTCGGCCGGACGCAGCCCGAGACCCGCAAGCCCCCCTTTCCCTCCGGAGCGACGGGCTGGCACAGCACCGTCGTCACCGTCACCTGA
- a CDS encoding glutamate racemase (manually curated) — protein sequence MTVALIDSGLGLLSTTGWLRHLAPELDLLLFLDPDGAPWGSRTASFVTDRLFTAAQLAVQRGAEAIVVPCNTATVTVIDALRERYEPGVPVIGTVPAVKSAAATGQGLAMWATVRTTSSDYQERLIADYANGRPVARVACPGPAEAIDHGDLAAAAEAIADAAERTPKNCDSVALGCTHYPLVAPAILQSLPAGTTLYDSAGAVARQTLRRLDRTAESHGTMGSIDVVLSGRRGSLPAGVHAYPLGRALAAEGGYPREILISAETRSPMAAPAI from the coding sequence ATGACGGTGGCATTGATCGATTCAGGACTTGGCCTCCTTTCCACTACAGGCTGGCTTCGGCACCTCGCCCCGGAACTCGATCTGCTTCTGTTTCTGGACCCCGACGGCGCCCCCTGGGGATCGAGAACGGCCTCCTTCGTTACGGACCGTCTGTTCACCGCCGCTCAATTGGCCGTCCAACGGGGCGCGGAGGCCATCGTGGTCCCCTGCAACACCGCCACCGTCACCGTGATCGACGCTCTGCGCGAGAGGTACGAACCGGGCGTGCCGGTGATCGGAACCGTGCCCGCCGTGAAATCGGCCGCAGCAACCGGCCAAGGCCTCGCCATGTGGGCAACCGTCCGGACCACGTCGAGTGACTACCAGGAGCGCCTGATCGCGGACTACGCGAACGGCCGGCCTGTCGCGCGTGTCGCATGCCCCGGTCCGGCCGAGGCGATCGACCACGGCGACCTGGCCGCAGCAGCGGAAGCAATCGCCGACGCAGCCGAGCGAACCCCCAAGAACTGCGACTCCGTGGCGCTGGGATGCACGCACTACCCCCTGGTGGCGCCAGCGATCCTGCAGAGCCTGCCCGCCGGAACCACCCTGTACGACAGCGCGGGGGCCGTAGCTCGCCAAACACTCCGGCGATTGGACCGAACCGCGGAATCGCACGGCACCATGGGCTCCATCGACGTGGTACTCAGCGGTCGCCGCGGAAGCCTTCCTGCAGGCGTCCACGCCTACCCACTGGGCCGCGCCCTTGCCGCAGAGGGCGGGTACCCCCGCGAGATTCTCATCTCCGCCGAAACTCGCTCCCCGATGGCTGCACCGGCGATCTGA